In the genome of Streptomyces sp. SAI-127, the window CACACAAGACGTGACTTGGTCAACTTTTGAACACATCCTTCTCACAAGCGTTTCCAGTCTCACGCATATGTGTAAGGATCTGTGTTCTGTTCGGTCAGTCTTCGGGCGCCTGGGGGGGCATCTGAGCGCGGCTGTCCGAAAGCGCCAAAGAAGGCGTTGAGGGGGATGGACCCGGAACCAGACCAGTCGTCACGGTTTATACCCATGCCGTGACCGAGATCCGTCGTTGCCTCAACGCGCCGCCGATCTCACGGGAGTTCCGCAGTCGTCATGGCATCGACAGTTGTCGACGGGGGTGTGCCGCATTCGCGGCACAATCAGAAACTCGCCAAACGCACCGCGGCGTGGAAGCCGGGGATCCTCCCCTTCCTGCTGCCTTTCATCCTGTTGGTCGTCTTCGGACTGTGGAGCTACCGCCCCAGTTCGTCCGTGCTGAGCTGGGCACTTTCCGTCGTCTGGACGCTGCCGGTGGTCGGCGTCCTGGTCGGCATCCAGGGAGCGCTGCTGATCCGCCGCCGGGTCCGCAAGGCCGACCGGATGATCCCTCCCGCACCGGCGGAAGAGGACTTCCTGATCGTCCTCTGCCCGACCATCGGGCGGAACGACACCTACCCGGCCCTGGAGCGCTCGATCCTCTCGTACGTCGAGCACCTGCCCGAGTGGTTTCCGTACATGCGCGTCGACATCCTCACCGAGGAGGGCTGCGAGGCCGGGGCGGACATCGACCGGCTGGCCGACTCCCACCCGCTGATCCGGGTCATCACCGTGCCCAAGGACTACGTCCCGGCCAACGGCACCCGCTTCAAGGCCCGCGCCAACCACTACGCCCACGAGTTGCGCATCGCGGAGGGCGAAGCCCTCGACTACGTCTGGGTGCTGCACATGGACGACGACACCGGTGTCGGGCCCGACACGGCGTCCTCGCTCGCCCAGTTCATCAACCGCCAGCGCCGTGCCCACCCGGACGAGGCCAAGCACATGGCCCAGGGCATCCTCACCTACCCCCGCGAGAACGCGGTCAACATGTTCACCTGGCTCGCCGACGCGGTGCGCCCCGCCGACGACATCGCCCGCTTCCGCGCCCTGACCGGCATGGGCACGCCGGCCGCCGGCGTGCACGGCGAGCTGCTGGTACTGCGCGCGTCCATCGAGGCGACCATCGGCTGGGACTTCGGCCCCAAGGAGATCGTCGAGGACGCCCGTCTCGCCCTGACGTTCTGCCGCAAGTACCCGGGCAGGAGCGACTGGTTCAACGGGCGCTGCTACGGCGCCTCCCCGGCCACCGCGTCCGACTTCATCAAGCAGCGCGACCGGTGGGCCTGGGGTCTGGTGGCCCTCTGCTTCAACAAGGCCGTGCCGTGGCGCTACCGCTGGTTCCTGTCGATCTGCGTGACCACCTGGATCCTCGGCCCGCTCCAGCACATCGGTGCCGTGCTGCTCATCGGCTGGCTCTTCAACGACATGAACACCTCGCCGGTGACCCAGTCCATCACCATCCTGTGGGCCTTCAACTTCGCCTACGTCATCTGGACCTACTGGGAGGGTCTGCGACTGAACGCGCTCGCGTCGCTCAGCGGCCGGCGCAAGTGGTGGGAGCCGATCGTGGTGGTCGTGTGCATCCCCGTCTTCTCGGTGCTGGAGGGTGTCGGTGGCTTCAAGGGCTTCCTGAGATTCATCCGGCGCGAGGAGAACAAGTTCGTCGTGATCGCCAAGCCCGCCTGACCGCCCGGAAGACAGCTGACTCATGCGCTCACGACTGCCCCTGCTCGCGATCTTCCCTGTGACCGTTCTCAGCCTCGTGCTGGGCGCCCCCTTCGTCCTCGGCGACCACCCGGTCCGCTGGGAGGCGGGTTCGGCCCTACCCAAGGTCGTCATCGGTGACCCGGAGACCTCTGCCACCCCGTCCGGGAAGAAGTCGGACTCCTCGGCTTCCGATTCCCCTTCCTCCTCCTCTTCCTCCTCCACCAACGCCCTCCAGGTCGCCAAGCCCTGGAAGAAGGGCATGCCGCAGTGGGGCGTCCAGCTCTACTGGGAGGAGGAGACGAAGAAACGATCCGACACGTTCATCGAGAACCAGGCCCGCAAGCACGCGAAGTACCTCATCGGGCTGGGCGCGAACTCGGTGTCGCTCTCGTTCCCCTACTTCATCGGTGGTCCCACGTCCGACAAACTGTCGGCCGGGGCCAAGACGCCGTCCCCCGAGCGCCTCGAACGGGTGCTCAAGGTCTTCAAGGACGCCGGGTTCCGCACCACGCTCCGCCCGATCCTGGACGAGGGCAACCTGAAGCAGAACAACGGCTGGCGCGGCAACATCGAGCCCAACTCACGCTCGGCCTGGTTCGCGTCGTACAAGAAGCTCCTCACGCCGTATCTCAAGGCCGCCGAGGAGACGAAGACGAACACCTTCGTGATCGGCACCGAGCTCAACTCGCTGGAGGGCGACCCCGGCTGGGACACCCTCGTCGCCTCCGCCGAGAAGACCTTCCCGGGCGAGGTGTCCTACGACGCGAACTGGGACAACTACGTCACCGGCCGCATCAACATGCCGGTCAACTACCTCGGAGTCGACGCCTACTTCCCGGTCAAGGTGCCGGACACGGCCCCGGTCTCCGACCTGGTCGAGGGCTGGAACACCTGGCTGGACAAGAAGGCCACCGGCCCGCTCCCGAACATCCTCGTCTCCGAGACCGGCATCGGCGCCATGAACGGCGCCTACCACGCGCCGGGTGACTTCTACGCCCGCCGGGCCCTCAACCCGAAGGTGCAGGCCAACTGGTACAAGGCGGTCTGCGAAGTCGTCCAGGACCGGAAGATGCAGGGCATCTACTGGTGGTCGCTCTGGTTCGACGACGACCCCAACACCAAGCCCGACGACAAGGTTGCCTCCCGGCTCGACTTCGCCGGACGCCCTCTCTCCGAAAAGGCGATCAAGTCCTGTTTCACCTCTGACTACGCAGGACCCGGGACCGACACCGCAAGCTGACGAGCGGAGGCAGTCATGCAGGAAGCCATCATTCTGGTGGGCGGCAAGGGAACCCGCCTGCGCCCCCTGACCAACCACACCCCGAAGCCGTTGCTCGGCGTCGCGGGCTCCTCCTTCATCCGACACCAGATCGCCAAGCTGATGGATGCGGGCGTCGGGCACGTGGTCTTCGCGACCTCGTACCTCGCCAGCCTCTTCGAGGAGGAGTTCAAGGACTTCTCCCAGGACCTGAAGATCTCCTACGCCGTCGAGGAGGTGCCGCTCGGCACGGGCGGAGCGATCCGCAACGCGGCCCGTCTCCTGCACGGCACCTCCCCGGACGCGCCGGTGCTGATCCTCAACGGCGACATCCTCTCCGGCGTCGATCTGCCCACCCTCCTGGAGGGCCACGAGGAGCGGGCGGCGGACGTGACGCTGCACCTCACCCGCGTCCCCGACCCACGCGCCTTCGGCCTGGTCCCCACCGACGGGTCCGGACGGGTGCTCTCCTTCCTCGAGAAGCCGAAGACGCCCGAGGAGTGCGTCACGGACCAGATCAACGCCGGCTGCTACGTCTTCCGCCGCTCGATCCTCGACGCCATACCGGCCGACCGCGAGGTCTCGGTCGAGCAGGAGACCTTCCCGCAGCTCGTCGCAGCGGGACGACGGGTGTACGGCCACACGACCGAGGAGTACTGGCGTGACCTCGGCACCCCACTCGCCTTCGTCCACGGCTCCGCCGACCTGGTCACCGGCCGCGCGACCTCGCCCCTGGTGGGTCCGCCGTCGGACGCCCTGATCCACCCCACCGCTCTTGTCGACCCGACCTCCCGCGTCACGGGCGGCTCGACCATCGGCCCGCACGCCGTGATCGGCCCGCACGTGGTCGTCGACCGCTCCATCATCGGGGCCGGTGTCGCCGTGGCCGAGGACGCCCGGATCCATGAGTCGGTGGTGGACCACGACTCCACGATCGGCAGGGCCTCGCTCCTGCGCGAAGTGGTCGTGGGATGCCACGCACACATCGGCGCGGACAACGAACTGCCCGCCCAACTGCGGCTGTCGTGCGGCATCCGCATTCCCGCCCAAGGGGTACGCGTCAGCGGTACGGCTGCCGCCTGCCCGACGGTCCACTGAAGTCGTCTGCCTGCCAGCGTGCTCGACCGGAGAGTTCCTTGACAACCGACACCCGCACCCGCCGTCGCGCACCGGCCGCGCAGACAGAGCGTCTTCGCAAGTACCGGCCGGATATCCAGGGCCTGCGTGCCGTGGCCATCATGATGGTCGTCAGCATGCACTGCGGCATCCTGGACATCCACGGCGGCGTGGACGTCAGCTTCGTGCTGAGCGGCTTCCTCATCGGCGGCCAGCTCTTTGCCGAGATCGACAAGACCGGCAAGGTCTCCCTGACGAAGTTCTGGGCACGCCGCTTCCGGCGGCTGACCCCGCCCATGGCCGTCGTCATCGTCGGCACCGCGATCCTGGCCTGGCTGTACGGCAGCCCGCTCAGGTTCCGCTCCTACATCGAGGACGGCCTCAGCGCCTCCCTCAGCTTCCTGAACTGGCGCCTGGTCGAGACCGGCACCGACTACTTCGCCAACGACGGGACGCAGTCCCCCTACCAGCACTTCTGGTCGCTGGGCATCGAGGAGCAGTTCTACGTCGCCGCCCCGATCATCCTCGTCGTGATGGTCTGGATCAGCCGCAAGATCTTCCGCAACCGTGCTCTTGTCGCGCTGTTCCTGATGGCCGCCATCGCCGGATCGTTCTATCTGGGCTGGTCGAAGACCCCCGAGAACCAGCCGCTCGCGTACTTCGGCACCCACACCCGGATCTGGGAGATCACCTGCGGCGTCCTGCTCGCCCTCGCCGCTCCGCTCGTCTCCCGCATGAACACCGGGCTGGCCGCGGTCGTCTCGTGGCTGGGGCTCGGCACCGTGCTCGTCACCGCGATGCTCATCTCCGAGGACACGCCGCTGCCCGGCTACGCGGTGGCCGGCCCGGTCATCGGTGCCGTCATGGTCATCGCCGGCGGCTGCGCCAATCCCCGGTTCGGAGCCGAGCGGCTGCTCGACAATCCCGTCCTCGACTTCGTGGGCAACGTCAGCTACGGCTGGTACCTGACCCACTGGCCGCTCCTGGTGCTCTGGCCGTACATCACCGACCGGGATTTCACGTTCGAGGAGCGCATGCGCGTCGTCGTCCTCTCGTTCCTGGTGGCCGTCGCCCTCCACTACGCCGTCGAGCGCAGGTTCAAGAAGAACGTGTCGCTGGTGGCCCGCCCCTGGAAGGGCGTCTTCACCGGCGGGTTCACCACCGCGGGCACGGCCGGGGCGATGGTCCTGGCCACGCTCGTCCCGCTGCACCTGGCGGTGTCGTCCTCGTCGACCACGGTCGCGGCCGGGTTCACCAGCGAGGCATCGGTCGCGGAGTCCGTGCAGCGCACAAAGCTGTCCACGGCCGTGCAGGGCACTCTGCAGAGCGCGTCCAAGAACATGGCCACGCACGGCTGCATCGACGACTTCGAGGTCCCGAAGTTCGTGATGCGAGACAACTGTGTCATCGGCGACCCGAAGGGCTCGAAGACGCTTGTCCTCATGGGGGACTCCCACGCCTGGCAGTGGAACGACGTCTACGACACGATCGGCAAGGAACTCCATGTACGGGTGGTGACCATGGCGAAGGGTGGCTGCTCGCCGCAGATCTACCGCATCTTCAACCCTCAGCTGAACCGCGAATACACCGAGTGCGACAGCTGGCGCCAGTCGGCATTCGCAGAGCTCGAGAAGATCCGTCCGGATGTCATCGTCATCACCGACCGAGCGCGCGGTGAGGCGAAGCGGGACGGCGCCGAGGCCTCGTTCAAGGTGCTCAAGAAGACCGGCGCCAAGCTCGTCTTCATGACGGACACCCCGGAGCCCGGACAGAACATCCCCGACTGCCTCGCCACACACATCGACGACACCACCCTCTGCAACCGCAAGCAGTGGCAGGCGCTGGAGTACACGGACGTCCGCGCCATGGAGCGGCAAGTGGCCGAGAAGTACGGTGCCGACATCATCGACACGGCACCCGCGTTCTGCGCCGTGGACGTGTGCCCGGCGGTCATCGGTGACCAGGTCGTCTATTTCGACAACAGCCACATCACGTCGTCGTACTCGAAGACCCTGAAGCCCTTCCTCCAGCCGGCCCTGGAAAAGATCCTGGACGAGGCATAGTCCGCCGTCGCGCCCCGGCCGGCCTCCGGCCGGGGCGGACGCGTCACTGCCCCCGGACTCGCACCCGCCGCGCCTGCCGCTGTCGCTCCGCGAGCTCGTCGTCCGCCGGATACCCGACCTCCTCCAAGGTCAGCCCATGCGGCCGTACGACATGGACGGCGCTGTCCCGGACACCCGCGTCCAGCACCTTCCGCGGCCACTCCACGCCCCGGTGCCCGTCCCCCACGAACAGCAGCGCACCGACCATGGACCGCACCTGGTTGTGGCAGAAGGCATCGGCCCGGACCTCGATCTCGACGACCCCGTCCGCCCGCCGCCGCACCCCGAAGTCGAGGATCTCGCGGATCGTCGTCGCCCCCTCACGCTTCTTCGCGTACGCCGCGAAGTCGTGCTCCCCGACGAGGGACTTGGCGGCGGCGTCCATGACGGGGACGTCCAACTCCCAGTCGTGCCACAGGACATGGTTGCGCAGCAGCGGATCCACACCACCGGGCCGGTCCCCCACCCGGTAGACGTACCGACGCCACAGAGCGGCGAACCGCGCGTTGAACCCCGCCGGAGCCTCCCGGAGCGACCACACCCGCACATCCTTCGGCAACCGCCCAGCCAGCCGCTTCAGCAGCTTCTCCCGGTGCTCCCCCCACAGCCCCTCGGGCAGATCCACATGCGCCACCTGCCCCCGCGCATGCACCCCGGCATCCGTCCGCCCGGCCACGGTCAGCTCGTACGTCACGTCCTTGGACCGCGTCACCGTCCGCAGCGCGTCCTCGATCTCACCCTGTACGGTCCGCCGTCCCCCGGCCTGCTTGGCCCATCCGGAGAAGTCGGTTCCGTCGTAGGAGAGGTCGAGGCGGACACGGACGTAACCGGGCTGTACTTCGTCGCTCACCCCTGGATCCTCTCAGGAACGCGAGACGGGCCCGCCCCGAGGGGCGGGCCCGTACGACCGAAGCCGTCGACGATCAGTGCCCGCCCCTCGGGTTCAGCACGATCTGGCCGGCGTCGTTCGCCGGATTGCCCTCGTTCGGCATCGTGTACGCGAAGAACGCCCGGCCGGTGGCGTTCCTGATCACCTCGTCGACGCGGAGACCGAAGGTGAAGGTGCGGGAGGCGTCCTCCAGGATCGGTGTGTCGATGTTGCAGAGGTAGTCGCCCTCGGCGCCCTCCCAGTCGGCGGGCCGGCAGCTCTCGGGGACCGTGGTGGCCGTGGTCCCGGGGGGAAGGTCCACCCAGAAGGAGATCGGCTCGCCGCCGGAGCGGAGCAGGGCCAGCCAGGCGGGGCCGTGGTTGGCGAAGCCGACGTCCACCGACACGGTCTGCCCCTTGCGGGCCCGCAACCGCTCACCGGTCAGGTCGAGGTCGAAGGTGTTCTTCGTCGGGAAGTCCATCTCCGCGTACTGCGTGTAGTCCGCCGGATCGGCGTCCGGCAGCCGCACCAGCCCCAGCTCCGGCCCGGCACCCCGCTGGTAGTCACCCTCGGCCAGCAGGTCCGCCACCTGGTCGGCGGGCACCGCGGTGAAGGTGTAGTACATCGAGTCGTAGAGCGCGAAGCCGGCCGTCCCGATCGGGAAGGGGGCACTCAGCCCGTAGGCCGCCCCTGCGGCGAACTCGCTGTCGAAGACGCACAGTGCCGTGGAACGCCCGAGCACCTCGTCGGGGTCACGCGGGTCGTACCAGCAGTTGCCGAAGGTGCTGGGCAAGGAGAGGCCCCGGGTGCCGGAGACCCGCAGCACGACGCCCTTGCCGCCCAGCCCGCCCTGGTTGCGGAAGCTCAGCGGTGCCTGGAAGGTGTCGCCTGCCTGGAAGCCCTCGGGCTCGGCCAGCTGCTTCATCCGCAGCTCGGGGCCGCCGACCAGTACGTCCACCGTGTGCCCGGTGAAGGCCAGCCCCTCGCCCGCGGCGGTGACGGAGATGGTGCCGACGTCGCCCGCGGCGCTCTCGTCGGTCACGTCGAGACGGATGCCGCCCAGGTCGTTGTAGTCCTGGCCGGCGTAGATCTCGTAGTCACTGCAGGTCGCGACCAGCCCCTCGACGGAGCACCCCTGCCACCCTCCGAGGCGGGAGAAGTCGACAGCGGCGACACCGGCCAGGGAGCTCGCGTCCACCGTGACCGTGTAGTCGCCCTGGTGGATCGGATAGATGACTCCGTTCTCGTCCGGTACCGGCTCGCCGGGCGCCCGGAGTCCGAGCTCGACCTGCGGCTCGCCCGGCTCACCGGGTTCGCCGGACTCCGGCTGCAGCGAGAGGTTCACGCTGTCGGGTCCGGTGACGGAGACCGGCAACGGCTCCTCCCGGGCCTGGGCAGGAACGGCGAGCGCCGTACCGGCCAGCGCGGCCAGCGCGAAGGCGGAGATGGTGCGCCGCACAGCGGCGAGAGACGTCATGGGACCCCCGTAAGTCAGACATCTGGCGCGCCCCCGGATCGGCGACGCGTATGCATGACCTATGAGCCCGCTGTGAGGTTGCCCTCCCTCACCCGCACAACGCGAACGGGCCCGCCCCGAAAGGGGCGGGCCCGTCACAACGCGAGAACGTCACAACGCGAGAACGTCACAACGCGAGAGCGTCAGGCGTCCTTCGACTCCTCGGCCGGAGCCTCGGTGGCGTCCTCGGCCTCGGCGGCCTTGGTCGTGTCGACCTTGGTCTCCTCGGCGGCCGGAGCGGCCTCGGCGTCCTTGGCGGCACGCTTGGTGGCGGCCTCGGCCTCACCCGTCGCAGCCTGCGCGACCGTCAGCGCCTCGACCAGCTCGATGACAGCCATGGGCGCGTTGTCGCCACGGCGGTTACCGATCTTGGTGATGCGGGTGTAGCCACCGGGACGGTTCTCGTAGCGCGGGCCGATCTCGGTGAAGAGCGTGTGGACGACGCTCTTGTCCGTGATCACCTGAAGCACCTGACGGCGGTTGTGAAGGTCGCCCTTCTTGCCCTTGGTGATCAGCCGCTCGGCGTACGGACGCAGCTTGCGCGCCTTCGCCTCGGTGGTGGTGATACGGCCGTGCTCGAAGAGGCTCTTCGCGAGGTTCGCGAGGAGCAGCTTCTCGTGCGCGGCGCTGCCGCCCAGACGGGCACCCTTGGTGGGCTTCGGCATGGTGTCTCTCCTAGGTGTCTGCCCCGGCCGTATCAGGTACCGAGGTCAGTATCCGAGCGAGCGGGTTGCTCGTCGGAGACCCGCGCCCCAAAGGGGCGCGGGGCGGTGTCGATATGCGGCTACCGCCGCGCGAGCGCGACCAGCCACA includes:
- a CDS encoding acyltransferase family protein; its protein translation is MTTDTRTRRRAPAAQTERLRKYRPDIQGLRAVAIMMVVSMHCGILDIHGGVDVSFVLSGFLIGGQLFAEIDKTGKVSLTKFWARRFRRLTPPMAVVIVGTAILAWLYGSPLRFRSYIEDGLSASLSFLNWRLVETGTDYFANDGTQSPYQHFWSLGIEEQFYVAAPIILVVMVWISRKIFRNRALVALFLMAAIAGSFYLGWSKTPENQPLAYFGTHTRIWEITCGVLLALAAPLVSRMNTGLAAVVSWLGLGTVLVTAMLISEDTPLPGYAVAGPVIGAVMVIAGGCANPRFGAERLLDNPVLDFVGNVSYGWYLTHWPLLVLWPYITDRDFTFEERMRVVVLSFLVAVALHYAVERRFKKNVSLVARPWKGVFTGGFTTAGTAGAMVLATLVPLHLAVSSSSTTVAAGFTSEASVAESVQRTKLSTAVQGTLQSASKNMATHGCIDDFEVPKFVMRDNCVIGDPKGSKTLVLMGDSHAWQWNDVYDTIGKELHVRVVTMAKGGCSPQIYRIFNPQLNREYTECDSWRQSAFAELEKIRPDVIVITDRARGEAKRDGAEASFKVLKKTGAKLVFMTDTPEPGQNIPDCLATHIDDTTLCNRKQWQALEYTDVRAMERQVAEKYGADIIDTAPAFCAVDVCPAVIGDQVVYFDNSHITSSYSKTLKPFLQPALEKILDEA
- a CDS encoding glycosyltransferase family 2 protein, whose protein sequence is MASTVVDGGVPHSRHNQKLAKRTAAWKPGILPFLLPFILLVVFGLWSYRPSSSVLSWALSVVWTLPVVGVLVGIQGALLIRRRVRKADRMIPPAPAEEDFLIVLCPTIGRNDTYPALERSILSYVEHLPEWFPYMRVDILTEEGCEAGADIDRLADSHPLIRVITVPKDYVPANGTRFKARANHYAHELRIAEGEALDYVWVLHMDDDTGVGPDTASSLAQFINRQRRAHPDEAKHMAQGILTYPRENAVNMFTWLADAVRPADDIARFRALTGMGTPAAGVHGELLVLRASIEATIGWDFGPKEIVEDARLALTFCRKYPGRSDWFNGRCYGASPATASDFIKQRDRWAWGLVALCFNKAVPWRYRWFLSICVTTWILGPLQHIGAVLLIGWLFNDMNTSPVTQSITILWAFNFAYVIWTYWEGLRLNALASLSGRRKWWEPIVVVVCIPVFSVLEGVGGFKGFLRFIRREENKFVVIAKPA
- a CDS encoding NDP-sugar synthase, whose protein sequence is MQEAIILVGGKGTRLRPLTNHTPKPLLGVAGSSFIRHQIAKLMDAGVGHVVFATSYLASLFEEEFKDFSQDLKISYAVEEVPLGTGGAIRNAARLLHGTSPDAPVLILNGDILSGVDLPTLLEGHEERAADVTLHLTRVPDPRAFGLVPTDGSGRVLSFLEKPKTPEECVTDQINAGCYVFRRSILDAIPADREVSVEQETFPQLVAAGRRVYGHTTEEYWRDLGTPLAFVHGSADLVTGRATSPLVGPPSDALIHPTALVDPTSRVTGGSTIGPHAVIGPHVVVDRSIIGAGVAVAEDARIHESVVDHDSTIGRASLLREVVVGCHAHIGADNELPAQLRLSCGIRIPAQGVRVSGTAAACPTVH
- the rplQ gene encoding 50S ribosomal protein L17, with product MPKPTKGARLGGSAAHEKLLLANLAKSLFEHGRITTTEAKARKLRPYAERLITKGKKGDLHNRRQVLQVITDKSVVHTLFTEIGPRYENRPGGYTRITKIGNRRGDNAPMAVIELVEALTVAQAATGEAEAATKRAAKDAEAAPAAEETKVDTTKAAEAEDATEAPAEESKDA
- the truA gene encoding tRNA pseudouridine(38-40) synthase TruA — translated: MSDEVQPGYVRVRLDLSYDGTDFSGWAKQAGGRRTVQGEIEDALRTVTRSKDVTYELTVAGRTDAGVHARGQVAHVDLPEGLWGEHREKLLKRLAGRLPKDVRVWSLREAPAGFNARFAALWRRYVYRVGDRPGGVDPLLRNHVLWHDWELDVPVMDAAAKSLVGEHDFAAYAKKREGATTIREILDFGVRRRADGVVEIEVRADAFCHNQVRSMVGALLFVGDGHRGVEWPRKVLDAGVRDSAVHVVRPHGLTLEEVGYPADDELAERQRQARRVRVRGQ